The following are encoded in a window of Microbacterium sp. LWO13-1.2 genomic DNA:
- a CDS encoding alkylhydroperoxidase domain protein: MSHAQRVLLEDGAPHPHAFTRAEVGWTPHLAPLAEDELTERHIDGLVDAARVKSDYFRLLARDPEVLKARTLVDKDIFYNAAEGLPRADRELAATAASRRNGCVFCASVHSRFSAHHSKRADDVDRLLAEGVGADLGARWNAVVAASVALTDTPSSFNDAEIDRLRDVGLDDLEIADVIHGAAFFNWANRLMLSLGRAVAPVGESH; encoded by the coding sequence ATGAGCCATGCCCAGAGGGTTCTCCTGGAGGACGGTGCTCCCCATCCGCACGCTTTCACCCGTGCCGAAGTCGGCTGGACGCCGCATCTCGCTCCGCTCGCCGAGGATGAACTCACCGAGCGACACATCGACGGGCTGGTCGATGCCGCTCGCGTGAAGAGCGACTACTTCCGACTGCTCGCCCGCGACCCGGAGGTCCTGAAGGCGCGCACCCTCGTCGACAAGGACATCTTCTACAACGCGGCCGAAGGGCTGCCGCGCGCCGATCGCGAACTCGCAGCGACCGCCGCCTCCCGCCGCAACGGCTGCGTGTTCTGCGCGTCGGTGCACTCGCGCTTCTCGGCCCATCACAGCAAGCGCGCCGACGATGTCGATCGGCTCCTTGCGGAGGGAGTGGGTGCAGATCTGGGCGCGCGATGGAATGCCGTGGTCGCGGCATCCGTCGCCCTTACCGATACGCCGAGTTCGTTCAACGATGCCGAGATCGATCGCCTGCGTGACGTCGGCCTCGACGATCTGGAGATCGCCGACGTCATCCACGGCGCCGCGTTCTTCAACTGGGCGAACCGGCTGATGCTCTCGCTCGGGAGGGCCGTGGCACCGGTCGGCGAGTCCCACTGA
- the hrpA gene encoding ATP-dependent RNA helicase HrpA gives MSASPLVISYPPELPVSAAREEIADAIRDHQVVIVAGATGSGKTTQLPKICLELGRERIAHTQPRRLAARTIAERVAEELHVELGTLVGYKVRFTDKVSEATRVALMTDGILLNEIHRDRLLTRYDTIIIDEAHERSLNVDFLLGYLVRILPERRDLKVIITSATIDPESFAKHFADAAGNPAPIIEVSGRTYPVEIRYRPQIDESEDSPTTPQESPSAGAKGAGSGRSGTKSRSHERPGDDPADEVSAIVTALRELDREEPGDVLVFLPGEAEIRDAADAVRGAYAKDRSPTEVLPLYGRLSAAEQHRVFERSRVAGVRRRVILATNVAETSLTVPGIRYVIDTGTARISRYSNRSKVQQLPIEPISQASANQRAGRAGRTSDGIAIRLYSDEDYDKRPEFTEPEILRTSLASVILQMLALGFGDITAFPFLTPPDSRGVKAAFELLTELGAVAAARGSEAPRLTRVGRDISRMPIDPRFARMLVESAHHGVTASVLPIVAGLSIQDVRERPEERREEADRLHARFADPTSDFLTMLNLWNHLREQQNELGSSAFRRLCRAEHLNYVRVREWFDVHRQLRTLVKAPDSAGTADPDAVHRALLAGLLSQIGLLDERNAPAAKAHSPGKEKGRRVAEYRGARGIRFSIFPGSALRKKSPRAVMAAEIVETSRTFARTAAAIDPAWAEPLAGDLAKRQITEPHWSKDAGAAVAFEKVTLFGVEIIPRRRVQFARIDRPASREFFLRHALVEGEWDPSRIDKRVSAFWRSNAELRKRLEKLEERERRRDILAGDEAVYRFYDERIPAEVFDVRSFEAWWREALQSTPKLLVMREGDLLDDDGRADQNEFPTRWTQGDQLLGLAYRFEPGAPDDGVSVVIPLALLAQIEDRGFDWQVPGLRAELVTALLRALPKAIRRHVVPAADWAEKFGAALAEEGPEAHAGSPGRSLKEALARMIQPLANQLVSAADFDEERVPAHLRMNFRAVDERGRVAGSGRDLRALQDQLSDRARSSVARSIAAPARTREGSADAAASVAAASHRGSIEREGLTSWNFGDLPEVLDTRVAGGVVRGYPAIIDQGKSVAVRVEATADAATAATRDGVLRLILLAVPSPSSYVQQHLTSHEKLALAASPYSSAAALIEDSRAAVVRGIIERTAPGGLLRTAAEFSRVRDAVSEVIVDELFACVSLVARILTKSREVERGIKSQNSLALLGPLNDVRTQLTGLLHPGFISATGIARLANYPRYLEGMLDRLKTLAEAPGKDRTRMTEYERMSTAYADAGGTIPLPATASPALLETRWLLEEYRVSLFAQRLGTAQPVSPQRIMKALSGR, from the coding sequence ATGTCCGCGTCCCCCCTTGTGATCTCCTATCCCCCGGAGCTGCCCGTCAGCGCCGCCAGGGAGGAGATCGCCGACGCCATCCGCGACCATCAGGTCGTGATCGTCGCCGGTGCGACCGGTTCGGGAAAGACCACGCAGCTGCCGAAGATCTGCCTCGAACTCGGGCGGGAGCGCATCGCGCACACCCAGCCGCGCCGCCTCGCCGCCCGCACGATCGCCGAGCGCGTCGCCGAGGAGCTGCACGTCGAGCTCGGCACGCTCGTCGGCTACAAGGTGCGCTTCACCGACAAGGTGTCGGAGGCCACGCGCGTGGCCCTGATGACCGACGGCATCCTGCTGAACGAGATCCACCGCGACCGGCTGCTCACCCGCTACGACACGATCATCATCGACGAGGCGCACGAGCGCTCGCTCAACGTCGACTTCCTGCTCGGCTACCTCGTCCGCATCCTGCCCGAGCGCCGCGATCTGAAGGTGATCATCACCTCGGCGACGATCGATCCGGAGAGCTTCGCCAAGCACTTCGCCGACGCTGCGGGCAATCCCGCGCCGATCATCGAGGTCTCCGGGCGCACCTATCCGGTCGAGATCCGGTACCGTCCGCAGATCGACGAATCGGAGGACTCGCCCACGACTCCTCAAGAGTCTCCGTCCGCGGGGGCAAAGGGTGCCGGATCGGGTCGATCCGGCACGAAATCGAGGAGTCATGAACGTCCCGGTGACGATCCGGCCGATGAGGTCTCCGCCATCGTCACAGCGCTCCGCGAACTCGATCGCGAGGAACCCGGCGATGTGCTGGTCTTCCTCCCCGGCGAGGCGGAGATCCGGGATGCGGCCGATGCCGTGCGCGGCGCCTACGCGAAGGACCGATCGCCCACGGAAGTGCTCCCCCTCTACGGCCGGCTGTCCGCCGCGGAACAGCATCGGGTCTTCGAGCGCAGCCGCGTGGCGGGCGTTCGCCGTCGAGTGATCCTGGCCACCAACGTCGCGGAGACGAGCCTCACCGTTCCCGGAATCCGTTACGTCATCGACACCGGCACCGCTCGCATCTCGCGCTACAGCAACCGCTCCAAGGTGCAGCAGCTGCCGATCGAACCGATCTCCCAGGCCTCGGCGAACCAGCGCGCCGGCCGCGCCGGCCGCACCAGCGACGGCATCGCGATCCGCCTGTACAGCGACGAGGACTACGACAAGCGGCCGGAGTTCACCGAACCCGAGATCCTGCGCACATCGCTCGCCTCGGTGATCCTGCAGATGCTGGCGCTGGGCTTCGGCGACATCACCGCCTTCCCCTTCCTCACCCCGCCGGATTCCCGCGGAGTGAAAGCGGCCTTCGAGCTCCTCACCGAGCTCGGCGCGGTCGCTGCCGCGCGAGGCTCTGAGGCACCGCGACTCACCCGCGTCGGGCGCGACATCTCGCGCATGCCGATCGACCCGCGGTTCGCGCGCATGCTCGTCGAATCGGCTCATCATGGCGTCACCGCATCTGTGCTCCCGATCGTCGCCGGCCTCTCGATCCAGGACGTCCGGGAGCGCCCGGAAGAACGCCGCGAGGAGGCCGACCGCTTACACGCCCGGTTCGCGGACCCGACGAGCGACTTCCTCACGATGCTGAACCTGTGGAATCACCTCCGTGAGCAGCAGAACGAACTCGGCTCCAGCGCCTTCCGCCGCCTCTGCAGAGCCGAGCACCTGAACTACGTGCGGGTGCGGGAATGGTTCGACGTGCACCGACAGCTGCGCACGCTCGTGAAGGCGCCCGATTCCGCGGGCACCGCGGATCCGGATGCCGTGCATCGCGCGCTGCTCGCCGGGCTCCTCTCCCAGATCGGGCTGCTCGACGAGCGCAACGCTCCGGCCGCGAAAGCGCACTCCCCCGGGAAAGAGAAGGGTCGCCGCGTCGCCGAGTATCGGGGCGCCCGCGGCATCCGCTTCTCGATCTTCCCCGGCTCGGCGCTTCGCAAGAAGAGTCCGCGTGCGGTGATGGCGGCGGAGATCGTGGAGACGTCGCGCACCTTCGCGCGGACTGCGGCCGCGATCGACCCGGCATGGGCGGAGCCTCTCGCCGGCGACCTGGCGAAGCGGCAGATCACCGAGCCGCACTGGTCGAAGGACGCCGGCGCCGCGGTCGCCTTCGAGAAGGTGACGCTCTTCGGGGTGGAGATCATTCCCCGGCGCCGTGTGCAGTTCGCGCGGATCGACCGGCCGGCGTCCCGAGAGTTCTTCCTCCGGCACGCGCTCGTCGAGGGCGAGTGGGACCCGAGCCGCATCGACAAGCGGGTCTCGGCGTTCTGGCGCAGCAACGCCGAACTGCGCAAACGCCTCGAGAAACTCGAAGAGCGTGAGCGCCGCCGTGACATCCTGGCCGGCGATGAAGCCGTCTACCGCTTCTACGACGAGCGGATCCCCGCCGAGGTGTTCGACGTGCGCTCCTTCGAGGCGTGGTGGCGCGAGGCTCTGCAATCGACCCCGAAGCTGCTGGTCATGCGCGAGGGCGATCTGCTCGACGATGACGGCCGCGCGGATCAGAACGAGTTCCCGACGCGCTGGACCCAGGGCGACCAGCTGCTCGGCCTCGCCTATCGATTCGAACCGGGCGCCCCCGACGACGGCGTGAGCGTGGTCATCCCGCTGGCGCTGCTGGCGCAGATCGAGGATCGCGGCTTCGACTGGCAGGTCCCCGGCCTCCGTGCCGAACTCGTCACGGCGCTGCTGCGCGCCCTTCCGAAGGCGATCCGCCGGCACGTCGTGCCCGCGGCCGACTGGGCCGAGAAGTTCGGAGCCGCTCTCGCGGAGGAGGGACCGGAGGCGCACGCGGGATCGCCGGGGCGATCTCTGAAGGAAGCGCTGGCCCGGATGATCCAGCCGCTGGCCAATCAGCTGGTCTCGGCGGCGGACTTCGATGAGGAACGCGTGCCGGCGCACCTGCGGATGAACTTCCGTGCAGTCGACGAGCGGGGCCGGGTCGCCGGCTCCGGGCGTGACCTGCGCGCCCTGCAGGACCAGCTCTCGGACCGAGCGAGAAGCAGCGTGGCCCGCTCGATCGCCGCCCCCGCCCGCACGCGCGAAGGCTCTGCCGATGCCGCGGCCTCCGTTGCTGCGGCGTCGCACCGCGGCTCGATCGAGCGTGAGGGCCTCACCTCCTGGAACTTCGGCGATCTGCCCGAAGTCCTCGACACGAGAGTCGCCGGCGGGGTCGTGCGCGGCTACCCGGCCATCATCGATCAGGGCAAGAGCGTCGCCGTGCGTGTCGAGGCGACGGCGGATGCGGCGACCGCGGCCACCCGCGACGGCGTTCTGCGCCTCATCCTCCTCGCGGTGCCCTCGCCGTCGTCGTATGTGCAGCAGCACCTGACCAGCCACGAGAAGCTGGCGCTCGCTGCGTCGCCGTACTCGTCTGCAGCGGCCTTGATCGAGGACTCGAGAGCTGCCGTGGTGCGCGGGATCATCGAGCGGACGGCTCCGGGAGGCCTGCTCCGGACCGCGGCCGAGTTCTCCCGGGTGCGCGACGCCGTGTCCGAAGTGATCGTCGACGAGCTCTTCGCCTGCGTCTCGCTGGTCGCGCGCATCCTGACGAAGTCCCGCGAGGTCGAGCGCGGCATCAAGTCGCAGAACTCACTCGCCCTGCTCGGCCCGCTGAACGACGTCCGCACGCAGTTGACGGGTCTGCTGCATCCCGGTTTCATCTCCGCAACCGGCATCGCACGCCTTGCGAACTATCCGCGGTATCTCGAGGGGATGCTGGACCGGCTGAAGACCCTCGCAGAGGCCCCTGGCAAGGACCGCACGCGGATGACCGAGTATGAGCGGATGTCCACGGCGTACGCAGATGCGGGCGGCACGATCCCCCTCCCCGCCACGGCGTCGCCCGCGCTCCTGGAGACGCGCTGGCTGCTGGAGGAGTACCGGGTGAGCCTCTTCGCGCAGCGGCTCGGTACGGCCCAGCCGGTATCCCCGCAGCGCATCATGAAGGCGTTGTCCGGGCGCTGA
- a CDS encoding DUF255 domain-containing protein codes for MTNRLADTLSPYLRAHAENPVDWFPWGSEAFAEARRRDVPLLVSIGYSTCHWCHVMARESFADPVIAAVMNEGFVSVKVDREEHPDVDGAFMAAASAFTQNLGWPLTVFATPQGQVFYAGTYWPPVAREPMPAFRDVLAAVQDAWTTRRDKVEESAGAVADALARAAATTPSELPTPAAIVDAAESIAAREDPRFGGYGGAPKFPVATTLRFLQNALVRRDAPDAAASAQRALAAMVSSELRDTVDGGFFRYATQRDWTVPHYERMLTDNAQLLDVALAAGDAVTARGIAGFLLTVLQREGGGFGAAQDSESWIEGERSEGGYYARSATERAALEPPAVDGKVITGWNGLAIGALARAGAALGEDSWIVAAIAAADAVQRLNRGANGELVRASLDGVASAAVAAPADLGLLADGLFALAVATGDAAWAVTGREILDRAFDGIAPDPVLSAHGMALSPDQSDGDLPSGSAAIAAAALTAWRLGAGEEYRAAAEAAVRELSVRALAQPFAYGSLLRVASELAEPPRQVVVVTAARGSALADAARAADADVVAVVTPAQAEAFADAGFELFAGKAEVPERAFDCRAFVCRLPVSDPSELAMER; via the coding sequence ATGACCAATCGGCTCGCCGACACGCTCAGCCCGTACCTCCGCGCGCACGCCGAGAACCCGGTGGACTGGTTCCCGTGGGGATCGGAGGCGTTCGCCGAGGCTCGGCGACGCGATGTGCCGCTGCTCGTCTCGATCGGTTACTCCACTTGCCACTGGTGCCATGTGATGGCACGCGAGTCCTTCGCCGATCCGGTGATCGCGGCCGTGATGAACGAGGGCTTCGTCTCGGTGAAGGTCGATCGGGAGGAGCATCCGGACGTCGACGGCGCCTTCATGGCCGCTGCATCCGCGTTCACCCAGAACCTGGGCTGGCCCCTCACCGTGTTCGCGACGCCGCAGGGGCAGGTGTTCTACGCCGGAACGTACTGGCCGCCGGTGGCGCGCGAGCCCATGCCGGCGTTCCGTGACGTGCTGGCGGCGGTGCAGGACGCATGGACGACGCGAAGGGACAAGGTGGAAGAGTCGGCCGGTGCCGTTGCGGATGCGCTCGCGCGGGCCGCCGCGACGACGCCATCCGAGCTGCCGACCCCGGCCGCGATCGTCGACGCCGCCGAGTCCATCGCCGCGCGCGAGGATCCCCGGTTCGGCGGGTACGGCGGCGCGCCGAAGTTCCCGGTCGCGACGACGCTGCGGTTCCTGCAGAACGCGCTGGTGCGACGGGATGCTCCGGATGCCGCGGCATCCGCCCAGCGCGCGCTGGCCGCGATGGTCTCGTCCGAACTGCGCGATACCGTCGACGGCGGCTTCTTCCGCTATGCCACGCAGCGGGACTGGACGGTACCGCACTACGAGCGGATGCTCACCGACAACGCCCAGCTGCTGGATGTCGCGCTCGCCGCCGGCGATGCCGTGACGGCGCGCGGCATCGCCGGCTTCCTGCTGACCGTGCTGCAGCGCGAGGGCGGCGGTTTCGGTGCGGCGCAGGATTCGGAGTCGTGGATCGAGGGGGAGCGAAGCGAGGGCGGCTACTACGCGCGGAGCGCAACTGAGCGCGCCGCACTCGAGCCGCCGGCGGTCGACGGCAAGGTGATCACCGGCTGGAACGGTCTGGCGATCGGGGCGCTCGCCCGTGCCGGCGCCGCCCTGGGCGAAGACTCCTGGATCGTGGCTGCCATCGCAGCGGCCGACGCGGTGCAGCGGTTGAACCGCGGCGCGAACGGCGAGCTCGTGCGCGCATCCCTCGACGGTGTCGCATCCGCTGCGGTGGCCGCCCCGGCCGATCTCGGCCTTCTCGCCGACGGCCTGTTCGCGCTCGCCGTCGCGACCGGCGACGCGGCCTGGGCGGTGACGGGGCGCGAGATCCTCGATCGAGCATTCGACGGCATCGCACCGGATCCGGTGCTGTCGGCGCACGGAATGGCGTTGTCGCCGGATCAGAGCGACGGAGACCTGCCGTCCGGATCCGCGGCGATCGCCGCGGCGGCGCTGACCGCCTGGCGGCTCGGGGCGGGCGAGGAGTACCGCGCAGCCGCGGAGGCCGCTGTGCGCGAGCTCTCTGTGCGAGCGCTGGCGCAGCCGTTCGCGTACGGGTCCCTGCTGCGGGTCGCGTCCGAGCTCGCCGAACCGCCTCGGCAGGTGGTCGTCGTCACCGCCGCTCGCGGCAGCGCACTCGCCGATGCGGCGCGCGCCGCCGATGCCGACGTGGTCGCCGTGGTGACTCCCGCACAGGCGGAGGCCTTCGCCGATGCCGGGTTCGAGCTGTTCGCCGGCAAGGCCGAGGTCCCGGAGCGCGCATTCGACTGTCGTGCGTTCGTGTGCCGGTTGCCGGTGTCGGACCCGTCGGAGTTGGCGATGGAGCGCTGA
- a CDS encoding heparan-alpha-glucosaminide N-acetyltransferase domain-containing protein → MTTGAASLASIPPWLNVSTWWRTFGRPPRIMGLDIARAIAITGMIGAHLGQTAETVEPSDPSTWSAIVHGNPSLLFALLAGFSISLMTRRGAIAPADVPAMRLRMLGRGATIFVIGLFLELLNTPIAVILTLYGVLYVAIIPLLRWRTSRLILTAALLGLCGPPLLALLTTLSAGANGGGISLVLFGSYPITVWLCFGVTGMVLGRLRLDRTRTAVWFVVVGVVLLTIGYGLGDTGTSADPGLAWAESPRAWAGWLQLLGSAEPFERMLDAVLAAAPHSGGVMEILGAGGLGVAVIGVCILLSAPLRWVLLPFAALGSMPLSAYSAHVVSYVLMAGPGGFISSNETWVWSVVVLLIATTAWSIFSGRGPLERLTARVADAAASAPPGAQRP, encoded by the coding sequence GTGACGACCGGCGCAGCATCACTCGCGAGTATCCCGCCCTGGCTGAACGTGTCGACGTGGTGGCGCACGTTCGGGCGTCCCCCGCGGATCATGGGCCTCGACATCGCACGTGCGATCGCGATCACCGGCATGATCGGTGCGCACCTGGGGCAGACCGCCGAGACGGTCGAGCCCTCCGATCCCTCCACCTGGTCGGCGATCGTGCACGGCAACCCCTCACTGCTGTTCGCCCTTCTCGCGGGCTTCTCGATCTCGTTGATGACACGCCGCGGTGCGATCGCGCCGGCTGACGTCCCGGCGATGCGCCTGCGGATGCTCGGTCGCGGTGCCACGATCTTCGTGATCGGGCTGTTCCTCGAACTGCTGAACACCCCGATCGCGGTGATCCTCACGCTGTACGGCGTGCTCTATGTCGCGATCATCCCGCTGCTGCGCTGGCGCACTTCGCGGCTGATCCTGACAGCCGCGCTGCTCGGGCTCTGCGGGCCGCCGCTGCTGGCGTTGCTGACGACCCTCTCGGCCGGCGCAAACGGCGGAGGCATATCCCTGGTCCTGTTCGGCAGCTATCCGATCACCGTGTGGCTGTGCTTCGGTGTCACAGGAATGGTGCTCGGGCGCTTGCGCCTGGACCGGACGCGCACGGCCGTGTGGTTCGTCGTCGTCGGTGTCGTGCTTCTCACGATCGGCTACGGCCTCGGAGACACCGGAACTTCGGCTGATCCCGGCCTGGCATGGGCCGAATCCCCACGGGCGTGGGCGGGCTGGCTGCAGTTGTTGGGGAGCGCGGAGCCGTTCGAGCGGATGCTCGATGCCGTGCTGGCCGCCGCCCCGCACTCGGGCGGTGTGATGGAGATTCTCGGCGCAGGAGGCCTCGGCGTCGCCGTGATCGGAGTGTGCATTCTGCTCAGTGCTCCGCTGCGCTGGGTGCTGCTGCCTTTCGCCGCACTCGGCTCCATGCCGCTCAGTGCATACAGCGCCCACGTGGTGTCCTATGTGCTGATGGCGGGGCCCGGCGGATTCATCTCGTCGAACGAGACCTGGGTCTGGTCGGTGGTCGTGCTGCTGATCGCGACCACCGCGTGGTCGATCTTCTCCGGACGAGGTCCGCTGGAGCGCCTGACTGCGCGAGTGGCCGATGCGGCGGCATCCGCGCCACCCGGTGCGCAGCGCCCATAG
- a CDS encoding alpha/beta fold hydrolase, translating into MTRENVASGRARLAVEHSGSASGAPVLMIHAGVTDRRSWAPLVDRLGAAVHSIRYDTRGYGETEYDAEDGWSPVSDAVAVLDALVVDRAIVIGCSMGGRAAINLALAHPDRVRALVLIAPAIGGAPAPDLEPLVAELDRRIDAADARGDLDEVNRLEAEVWLDGPGHADRAAPGARALFLEMNGRALAAPDPGAEASIGEAWPRLAEITVPAIVLIGELDLAHVRRNAHHIATSLPDAELVELRDVAHLPHLEEHPETLTAIARFVAAQAAPA; encoded by the coding sequence GTGACGCGCGAGAACGTCGCCTCCGGCCGGGCTCGGCTCGCGGTCGAGCACAGCGGATCTGCGTCCGGCGCGCCCGTACTGATGATCCACGCCGGTGTGACGGATCGACGGTCCTGGGCGCCCCTGGTGGACCGTCTCGGCGCCGCTGTGCACAGCATCCGCTACGACACTCGAGGCTACGGCGAGACGGAATACGACGCGGAGGACGGCTGGTCGCCCGTGTCCGACGCCGTCGCCGTGCTCGACGCCCTGGTCGTCGACAGGGCGATCGTCATCGGCTGCTCGATGGGCGGCCGCGCGGCGATCAACCTCGCCCTTGCGCACCCGGACCGCGTCCGGGCCCTCGTCCTGATCGCCCCGGCGATCGGCGGCGCGCCCGCACCCGATCTCGAACCGCTCGTCGCGGAACTGGACCGCCGCATCGACGCCGCCGATGCCAGGGGCGACCTCGACGAGGTCAACCGTCTCGAGGCCGAAGTGTGGCTCGACGGCCCCGGGCACGCCGATCGTGCCGCGCCCGGGGCCCGCGCCCTCTTCCTGGAGATGAACGGCCGCGCTCTCGCCGCCCCCGACCCCGGCGCGGAGGCCTCGATCGGCGAGGCCTGGCCCCGCCTCGCCGAGATCACGGTGCCCGCGATCGTACTGATCGGCGAACTCGACCTGGCGCACGTACGGCGGAATGCCCATCACATCGCCACCTCCCTGCCCGATGCCGAATTGGTCGAGCTCCGCGACGTCGCGCACCTTCCGCATCTGGAGGAGCACCCAGAGACACTGACGGCGATCGCACGGTTCGTCGCAGCCCAAGCCGCGCCGGCCTGA
- a CDS encoding aldo/keto reductase, translating into MTIPTLELNDGNSIPQLGYGVFKVPADETERAVSDALEIGYRHIDTAAIYGNEEGVGAAIAKSGIPRDELFITTKLWNDRHDGDAPNAAIAESLEKLGLEQVDLYLVHWPTPAKDNFVHAFAKIVELREAGLTRSVGVSNFLVEHLERVVDETGVVPAVNQIELHPAYQQRDVVAWGAERGIRTEAWGPLGQGKYDLFGAPAVADAAAAHGVTPAQAVLRWHLQKDIIVFPKSVRAERLRENLDVFGFALTDAEVAAIDALDPLDGSGRVGSHPNDVN; encoded by the coding sequence ATGACGATTCCCACTCTCGAACTCAACGACGGCAACTCCATCCCGCAGCTCGGTTACGGCGTCTTCAAAGTTCCGGCGGATGAGACCGAACGGGCCGTGAGCGATGCGCTCGAGATCGGCTACCGCCACATCGACACGGCCGCGATCTACGGCAACGAAGAAGGCGTCGGCGCCGCGATCGCGAAGAGCGGCATCCCTCGTGACGAGCTCTTCATCACGACGAAGCTCTGGAACGACCGTCATGACGGCGATGCACCGAACGCGGCGATCGCCGAGAGCCTGGAGAAGCTCGGCCTCGAGCAGGTCGACCTGTACCTCGTGCACTGGCCGACCCCCGCGAAGGACAACTTCGTTCATGCCTTCGCGAAGATCGTCGAGCTCCGCGAAGCGGGTCTCACCCGGAGCGTCGGCGTGTCCAACTTCCTCGTCGAGCACCTCGAGCGCGTCGTCGACGAGACCGGCGTCGTGCCGGCCGTGAACCAGATCGAACTGCATCCGGCGTACCAGCAGCGTGACGTCGTCGCATGGGGCGCCGAGCGTGGCATCCGCACCGAGGCCTGGGGGCCGCTCGGCCAGGGCAAGTATGACCTGTTCGGAGCGCCGGCCGTCGCCGATGCCGCGGCCGCCCACGGCGTCACGCCGGCACAGGCCGTGCTGCGCTGGCACCTGCAGAAGGACATCATCGTGTTCCCGAAGTCGGTGCGCGCCGAGCGACTGAGGGAGAACCTCGACGTCTTCGGCTTCGCACTGACCGATGCCGAGGTCGCCGCGATCGACGCGCTCGACCCGCTGGACGGCTCCGGCCGGGTCGGCTCGCACCCGAACGACGTGAACTGA
- a CDS encoding NADP-dependent oxidoreductase, whose amino-acid sequence MTRAIVYTEIGSPDVLHLIETPDPLATSGEVVVRIEAAGVNPIDAKLRSGKRASKPITEPRPVGYDGAGVIEALGDDVEGFALGDRVAIRDTVGTYASSLAVPVRNLAVLPDSVTTAEGAGIGIPAGTAYQALRSLGVSAGDTLLVHAGSGAVGQAAVQFAVAWGATVIATASPARHDQLRELGAIPVSYGPGLLERVREAAPGGITVALDCAGTDEAIEASLELVSDRDRIATIVRGADAAGFGIRGFQGGSPIPLTEEELAWRAEALPKTIELLASGDFTIELGPELPLAEAARAHELVESGATAGKIILIP is encoded by the coding sequence ATGACCCGCGCGATCGTCTACACCGAAATCGGTTCCCCCGACGTCCTGCACCTCATCGAGACCCCCGATCCGCTCGCGACCTCCGGCGAGGTCGTCGTGCGGATCGAAGCGGCAGGGGTGAACCCGATCGACGCGAAGTTGCGCAGCGGCAAGCGTGCATCCAAGCCGATCACCGAACCTCGGCCGGTCGGCTACGACGGCGCCGGCGTGATCGAAGCGCTGGGCGACGACGTCGAAGGCTTCGCTCTCGGCGACCGCGTGGCGATCCGCGACACCGTCGGCACGTACGCATCGTCGCTGGCCGTGCCGGTGCGGAACCTCGCGGTGCTCCCCGACTCGGTGACCACCGCCGAAGGCGCCGGCATCGGCATCCCGGCCGGCACGGCGTACCAGGCGCTCCGCTCACTCGGAGTGAGCGCCGGAGACACACTGCTCGTACACGCCGGTTCCGGCGCGGTCGGCCAGGCAGCAGTGCAGTTCGCCGTGGCCTGGGGCGCCACCGTCATCGCAACAGCGAGTCCCGCGCGACACGATCAGCTGCGCGAACTCGGCGCGATCCCCGTCTCCTACGGCCCCGGCCTGCTCGAGCGGGTGCGAGAGGCGGCCCCCGGCGGCATCACCGTCGCACTTGACTGCGCCGGAACCGACGAGGCCATCGAGGCTTCGCTGGAACTCGTGTCCGACCGCGACCGTATCGCCACGATCGTCCGCGGGGCGGACGCCGCGGGGTTCGGCATCCGCGGCTTCCAAGGCGGCTCTCCGATCCCGCTCACCGAGGAGGAACTCGCCTGGCGCGCAGAGGCGCTGCCGAAGACGATCGAGCTGCTCGCCAGCGGCGACTTCACGATCGAGCTCGGGCCGGAGCTGCCCCTCGCCGAGGCGGCACGCGCGCACGAACTCGTGGAATCGGGCGCAACCGCCGGCAAGATCATCCTGATCCCGTGA